In the genome of Myroides phaeus, one region contains:
- the queG gene encoding tRNA epoxyqueuosine(34) reductase QueG yields MIENKSKHAAMIKAEALRLGFMSCGISKADFLEVEAPRLERWLNNQMHGQMSYMENHFDKRLDPRLLVEGAKSVVSLTLNYYPEETQIEDSYKISKYAYGEDYHYVIKDKLKELLYFIQSEIGDVDGRVFVDSAPVLDKAWAAKSGLGWVGKNNNLINRKSGSFFFIAELIIDLDLETDGPTTDHCGTCTKCIDACPTNAIESPYIVNGSKCISYLTIELRDDIPSEFANKLDDWMFGCDVCQDICPWNRFAKPHNEPRFIPNNELMRLEKREWTELTKDTFNEIFKKSAIKRTKFEGLLRNIQFLAD; encoded by the coding sequence ATGATTGAAAATAAGAGCAAACACGCTGCAATGATTAAAGCTGAAGCTCTCCGTTTAGGTTTTATGTCTTGTGGAATTTCCAAAGCTGATTTTTTGGAAGTAGAAGCTCCTCGTTTAGAACGTTGGTTGAATAATCAAATGCACGGTCAAATGAGTTATATGGAGAATCATTTCGACAAGCGGTTAGATCCTCGATTACTTGTTGAAGGTGCAAAAAGTGTTGTATCACTTACTTTAAATTATTATCCAGAAGAAACACAGATAGAAGATTCGTATAAGATTTCCAAGTATGCTTATGGTGAGGACTATCATTATGTTATTAAAGACAAGTTAAAGGAGTTACTCTATTTTATCCAAAGTGAAATAGGTGATGTAGATGGGCGTGTTTTTGTTGATTCAGCCCCTGTTTTAGACAAAGCCTGGGCAGCAAAAAGTGGTTTAGGTTGGGTAGGAAAAAACAATAATTTAATTAATCGAAAGAGTGGATCTTTCTTTTTTATAGCAGAGTTAATCATAGATTTAGATTTAGAAACCGATGGACCAACAACGGATCATTGTGGAACGTGTACCAAATGCATAGACGCCTGTCCAACCAATGCAATTGAGAGTCCATATATCGTTAATGGTAGTAAATGTATTTCGTATTTAACCATAGAATTAAGAGATGATATTCCATCAGAATTTGCTAACAAATTGGATGATTGGATGTTCGGTTGTGATGTTTGTCAGGACATTTGTCCTTGGAATCGATTTGCAAAGCCTCATAATGAGCCTCGTTTTATTCCCAATAATGAGTTAATGCGCTTGGAAAAAAGAGAATGGACAGAATTAACAAAAGACACATTCAATGAAATCTTTAAGAAATCCGCAATAAAGAGGACTAAATTTGAGGGTTTATTGCGAAATATACAATTTTTAGCCGACTGA
- a CDS encoding NADP-dependent malic enzyme: protein MNKDSLRKEALKYHAEPIPGKIQVVPTKKYSSQRDLALAYSPGVAEPCLEIAKDVNNVYKYTAKGNLVAVISNGTAVLGLGDIGPEASKPVMEGKGLLFKIFADIDVFDIEVDTTDVEKFIETVKNIAPTFGGINLEDIKAPESFEIERRLKEELNIPVMHDDQHGTAIISAAALINAAELAGKKLEEVKMVVSGAGSAAIACAKLYVAFGVKQENIKMFNSKGVLKKNDDRISDLQREFAIDGDISLTDALKGADVFIGLSTADVLKPEMLLGMSENPIVFAMANPKPEIDYNLAVETRKDVIMATGRSDYPNQVNNVLGFPYIFRGALDVRATKINEEMKMAAVVALAKLAKEPVPEQVNIAYGETKFTFGREYIIPKPFDPRLISVVPPAVAKAAIETGVADAVITDWDKYKTELEVRMGSDNKLVRMLINRAKVEPKRVVYAEADHLDVLKAAQIAYEEGIAIPILLGDKETILDLKKSIEFTADLEIIDPKSEEQKERREAFAKAYWSTRQRKGITLYDATKLMVERNYFAAMLVNQGQADALLTGFSRNYPTVVKPILELIPKAAGVTKVATTNLMMTKRGPMFLADTAINPDPSAEDLAKIAVMTEKTVRMFGMEPVIAMLSHSNFGSAANESPAKMKEAVRILHEQHPDMVVDGEIQMDFALNKEMLKAKFPFSKLVGKTVNTLVFPNLDSANITYKMLKELNKSTSIGPIILGLDKAAHVFQLGASVDEMVNMTAVAVVDAQVRDNRKKK, encoded by the coding sequence ATGAACAAAGATAGTTTACGCAAAGAAGCATTAAAGTACCATGCGGAACCTATACCAGGTAAGATTCAGGTAGTTCCGACTAAAAAGTACTCTTCTCAGAGAGATTTAGCATTAGCATATTCACCAGGAGTTGCTGAGCCATGTTTAGAAATTGCAAAGGATGTAAACAATGTTTACAAGTATACAGCTAAAGGAAATTTAGTAGCAGTTATCTCAAATGGTACTGCAGTATTAGGACTTGGTGATATCGGACCTGAGGCTTCAAAACCAGTAATGGAAGGTAAAGGTTTATTATTTAAAATTTTTGCAGATATAGATGTTTTCGATATTGAAGTTGACACAACTGATGTTGAAAAATTTATAGAGACAGTTAAAAATATTGCTCCTACTTTTGGAGGAATCAATTTAGAAGATATAAAAGCGCCAGAGTCTTTTGAGATTGAAAGACGCTTAAAAGAGGAATTAAATATTCCTGTAATGCACGATGATCAACACGGTACAGCAATTATTTCAGCTGCAGCATTAATTAATGCGGCAGAGTTAGCTGGTAAGAAGCTTGAGGAAGTAAAGATGGTTGTATCAGGTGCAGGATCTGCTGCAATTGCTTGTGCTAAGTTATATGTAGCATTTGGTGTTAAGCAAGAGAACATCAAAATGTTTAACAGTAAAGGTGTTTTAAAGAAAAATGATGACCGTATTTCTGACTTGCAACGCGAATTTGCAATTGATGGAGATATATCATTAACAGATGCGTTAAAAGGAGCTGATGTATTTATCGGATTATCTACGGCAGATGTTTTAAAACCAGAGATGCTTTTAGGAATGAGTGAGAATCCAATTGTATTTGCAATGGCTAATCCGAAACCTGAAATAGATTATAATCTTGCAGTGGAGACACGTAAAGATGTTATTATGGCAACAGGTAGATCTGACTATCCTAACCAAGTTAATAACGTTTTAGGGTTCCCATATATTTTCCGTGGTGCTTTAGATGTTAGAGCAACGAAAATTAACGAAGAAATGAAAATGGCAGCTGTAGTAGCATTAGCTAAATTAGCAAAAGAGCCAGTTCCAGAACAAGTTAATATAGCATACGGAGAAACGAAGTTTACTTTCGGTCGAGAGTATATTATTCCAAAACCATTTGATCCACGTTTAATTTCTGTAGTTCCTCCTGCAGTAGCGAAAGCAGCTATTGAAACAGGTGTGGCAGACGCGGTTATTACAGATTGGGACAAGTATAAAACAGAGTTAGAAGTTCGTATGGGTAGCGATAATAAGCTTGTAAGAATGCTTATTAACCGTGCAAAAGTAGAACCGAAACGCGTAGTTTATGCTGAAGCAGATCATTTAGATGTTTTAAAGGCAGCACAAATTGCTTACGAAGAAGGGATTGCAATTCCGATTCTTTTAGGGGATAAAGAAACGATTCTTGATTTAAAGAAAAGCATCGAGTTTACTGCTGATTTAGAAATTATTGATCCAAAATCAGAAGAACAAAAAGAAAGACGTGAAGCATTTGCTAAAGCATATTGGTCAACAAGACAGCGCAAAGGTATTACATTGTATGATGCTACTAAATTGATGGTAGAGCGTAATTATTTTGCAGCAATGTTAGTTAACCAAGGACAAGCAGACGCTTTATTAACTGGTTTCTCTCGCAATTACCCTACTGTTGTAAAACCAATTTTAGAGTTAATACCAAAAGCAGCAGGAGTTACTAAAGTGGCTACTACAAACTTAATGATGACTAAAAGAGGACCGATGTTCTTAGCAGATACAGCTATTAACCCAGATCCTTCAGCAGAAGATTTAGCAAAAATTGCTGTAATGACTGAGAAAACAGTTCGTATGTTCGGTATGGAACCTGTAATCGCTATGTTGTCACACTCTAACTTTGGATCAGCTGCAAATGAATCGCCAGCAAAAATGAAAGAAGCAGTACGTATCTTACACGAACAGCATCCTGATATGGTAGTTGATGGAGAGATTCAAATGGACTTTGCATTGAACAAAGAAATGTTGAAAGCGAAGTTTCCATTCTCAAAATTAGTTGGTAAAACAGTTAATACTCTTGTATTCCCTAATTTAGATTCAGCAAACATTACTTACAAAATGTTGAAAGAGCTAAATAAATCAACTTCAATTGGGCCAATTATTTTAGGATTGGACAAAGCAGCTCACGTATTCCAATTAGGAGCAAGTGTTGATGAAATGGTGAATATGACTGCTGTAGCAGTTGTAGATGCACAAGTTCGCGACAATAGAAAAAAGAAATAA
- the ruvA gene encoding Holliday junction branch migration protein RuvA encodes MIAHIQGRLVEKTPTEVVIDCGGVGYLIHISLHTFSQIGSSENLKLYTYLQIKEDGHTLFGFSDKIERELFKLLISVSGIGGNTARNMLSSVSPKELLQAIASADVKTIQSVKGIGAKTAQRVILDLQEKVLKLYNIDEVLPVINNTNKDEALSALEVLGFMRKAAEKVVDKIIKQTPDASVESIIKQALKNL; translated from the coding sequence ATGATTGCACATATTCAAGGAAGATTAGTTGAAAAGACACCCACTGAAGTGGTGATAGATTGCGGGGGAGTTGGATATCTTATCCATATTTCCCTGCATACTTTTTCTCAAATAGGTTCCTCTGAAAACTTAAAATTATATACTTACCTACAAATTAAAGAAGATGGGCACACTCTTTTCGGTTTTAGTGATAAAATTGAAAGAGAGTTATTTAAGCTTTTAATATCTGTTTCAGGTATTGGAGGTAATACAGCACGAAATATGCTATCTTCAGTTTCCCCAAAGGAATTATTACAAGCTATTGCATCTGCAGATGTTAAGACAATTCAATCTGTAAAAGGAATTGGAGCAAAAACGGCGCAACGTGTAATTTTAGATCTTCAAGAAAAGGTTCTAAAATTATATAATATTGATGAAGTTTTACCAGTTATTAACAATACTAATAAAGATGAAGCGTTATCTGCATTAGAAGTACTTGGCTTTATGCGTAAGGCGGCAGAAAAAGTGGTGGATAAAATTATTAAGCAAACACCAGATGCTTCAGTAGAGTCTATCATTAAGCAAGCTTTAAAAAACTTATAA